ACTTTTGTTATTTGTAATGttcttttgaatttcatttagaacattattttcaatattgtCTGAAACACTGTTAATAAAGTCAAGATTGTTATTTGATACTTGAACgttataaataattggaTTTGATTCGAAAAATTTTTGACGATCTTCCTTTTCCTCTTTTAGATACGATGCTGAAGTATCAATAACTGGGAAGTTTGATTGTGGCACACTTGAAACAAAGGAAAAAGTATCAGAATCAACATCTTCATTATGTGTGACATTTGATGGTTCATTTGTGACATTCAAATAATCCATTGCTTTTTTCTGTTGAGCCAATTCCTTAACAGGGGTTTCCTCTACATCTTCGACAGTTTCAGCTAATTCTGGTAATGGTGGGAATTTTGGCCTTCTTGTTAAAGAAGATATAGGTTGGGAATTTATATACATTTCTGGAGAACCAGGAGTTGGTGAATGCTCTTCTTTAACATGCTCAGATCTTGACTTGAAATCATGTAAAAACAATTCTGGTACTGATGATAGTCTTTTTTTGATCCTAATGGTTCCTCCAAACCTCTTGGAAAATTTATGAAGCGATTTCTTATGTtgagatttattattaagagGAGTGACTACTGAATCGTGagattcatttaatttgatACTACTGGAACATGGGCTTGGTACAAACACGGGTAATCGGTCAAGATCTTTGCTTGTCACGGTCAAAGAAGAAGGTCTAATGAAATCTTTGTTTCTATCTATACGCTGACCCAAAAATTTTCTTGGCATGATTCCAAATAGTTATGTTGgaactattattatcaaatatgaTTCAAActaaaatatacaaaaaaaatataataaaaccaagctaaatgatattgaaagaaaaaaaaaaattttttttaatgtaaatatttggatGATAGTTTATTAGTctctttaaaaatgatttctATTTTACAGGAAAAGATTTACCAAAAGTTAATGATCAAGAATTTTATCCTATATTCCCACTTCAATACATCATGGATATTATATACCCAGCCAGCTCATTTTAACGACACTCAATATCGTCATCCTTGCTACCAAACTACTACTACCCctcaaatcaaaaaatagAAGATCTGATGGCATTGATAAAACAAAAGTAGACTTTCTATTTGATAAAACCCAGCATATCCCCTCTCATTACTGATTAGGTTATACTATTAATAaactaataaatattattaatttgtgACATGCTGGTTCTTTTTAAATGGCTGGTTTAATATGcgattttttaaaaaaaatagcaaaatagaaaaaaatatacgtAAAACATATCAGAACTAGGAAGGAAAACGTAATAAAGTAAAAGTATCAATATTCGAACTTATGCTAATCATACCAATATATTAGGACTACTATACTGAGTTTTAAATTAcgaacaatttttttttaagttatcaattcttgaaacaaaacaaaacataGTTTACATAAAATCTGAACTCTTTACACTTCCAATTGTAGAGCCGTTCTTTTACTAAAGAAAGCTATATACTCCGTAACAAGTCATTGAATACAATATTCATCATACAACTAGTAATTGGAATCTCTGGTGTTGGCATGttcttattcttttaatttgtattttataaagGCTATTTTGTTATATCTCTCTTATAATTGTGAcgtttttttctaaattaccCGGCCAGTGGCAAAATGAAAAGGGAAGATCTTAACTATGTATGAAACATTATTagctttaatttttaagatattattactattattatgtaTTAAAACATTTCAAGAAAGGATAACTCATCCATTTGAAAGACTCAATTGGACCAGTACCATAATTATAGTGGCTTAAATAATTGGCAAACTTGTAAGacaaaacaaacaaacaaacaaacaaacagaCATGTATGATAAAGTAACGGTGGCTCCTTTAGTTCTATTATCGGTCCTTGATCATTATCAACGTACAAATACTccagaaaataaaagatgTGTGGGGATCATACTTGGTGATTCTACTGATGAAACCATCAAAGTTACTAATTCATTTGCATTACCCTTcgaagaagatgaaaagaATTCGGATGTTTGGTTTTTAGATCATAATTATATTGAGAATATGAATGAAATgtttaagaaaattaatgccaaagaaaaattaattggtTGGTATCACAGTGGTcctaaattaaaatcttctgatttgaaaattaacgaactatttaagaaatatacttacaataataatccattattattgattgtTGATGTGAAACAAAAAAGTTTAGGTTTACCAACAAATGCTTATATGTCAATTGAACAGGTAAAAGATGATGGTACATCCACTGAAAGAACTTTTATTCATTTGCCATGTTCTATCAAAGCTGAAGAAGCAGAAGAAATTGGTGTTGAACATTTATTAAGAGATGTACGTGATCAAGCAGCTGGTGGGCTTTCTATTAGATTGACAAACCAATTGAAATCGTTAAAAAGTTTACAACAAAAATTAAGTGATATAGTTgcttatttaaataaagttaTCGAGGGAAAATTACCTATTAACCACACTATTTTAGGGAAATTACAAGATGTATTTAATCTATTGCCAAATCTAGGATCAcctgatgatgatgaattaaaaaattctagCAATTctacaaatgaaaatgtgGAGAatataacaaataatttacaaaaagcTTTAACTATTAAAACGAATGATGAACTGATGGTCATATATATCAGTAATTTAGTTAGAGCTATTATTgcatttgataatttaattgaaaataaaatacagaATAAGAAATTACATGAAAAAAATCTCAAGGAAATGGAAACTAAAGATCAAGAAGATATAGATActgaaaatataatgatgCTAAGAAAGGAGATGCATCAAAAGATTCTGATAAAAAAGAGATTCCAAGAAAGATGGCCCAaagaaataagaaaatttgATTGACTTATAActcaatttcaattaacCACAATCTCAATCTCAGTAACATAATATACATCTAGATATAACTAAATGTATGTTTTACTTCATTCCAATAACTCGCATATATCTGTGTGTATGTAGACATgtatattttgtattacaacactaataatactattaatcataataatagaataataatatttttaatatatatatttatatttaaatatagtGTGTGAACAttaaaaatcattttttacTTACATAGGTATGCAAAGTCCTTGATATATGTATggtatttgaaattaataaaaacaaaaaattcaactactaaataaatattattttcaattataattgtttaattgCGAATTGTGGACCAattctaatgaaatatttttcaaactcTTGAGTAATATGCTTTTTAAAATCACCAAAatcatctttaaaattatcatgacaataattacaaattaaatgatgattcctattataatatatttcttgttTCTTTTCATCAAGTGGTGCATGAGCTAATGGTAAATTTTCCCATTTAACGAAAAAATCagtattaaatgaattgaaatgcctctttctctttaatttttcattattaaaatcttttgTTAAAACATGAATATGT
The window above is part of the Henningerozyma blattae CBS 6284 chromosome 2, complete genome genome. Proteins encoded here:
- the RPN8 gene encoding proteasome regulatory particle lid subunit RPN8 (similar to Saccharomyces cerevisiae RPN8 (YOR261C); ancestral locus Anc_8.711), producing MYDKVTVAPLVLLSVLDHYQRTNTPENKRCVGIILGDSTDETIKVTNSFALPFEEDEKNSDVWFLDHNYIENMNEMFKKINAKEKLIGWYHSGPKLKSSDLKINELFKKYTYNNNPLLLIVDVKQKSLGLPTNAYMSIEQVKDDGTSTERTFIHLPCSIKAEEAEEIGVEHLLRDVRDQAAGGLSIRLTNQLKSLKSLQQKLSDIVAYLNKVIEGKLPINHTILGKLQDVFNLLPNLGSPDDDELKNSSNSTNENVENITNNLQKALTIKTNDELMVIYISNLVRAIIAFDNLIENKIQNKKLHEKNLKEMETKDQEDIDTENIMMLRKEMHQKILIKKRFQERWPKEIRKFD